In a genomic window of Candidatus Hydrogenedentota bacterium:
- a CDS encoding PKD domain-containing protein, with protein sequence MHRQRLLVAPVFMLVVAALFSGCWPGDVGVTIVANPQVLDFGRGDVTKILRVSRNFSLTPLSTPLVVTSNADWVVPGACADNDDGCFVRGALTNVRIPVTIRRDRLALGTNRAKLYLNAGPASRVEVDVLADDTLHADFFADQQQVAIGRPVVFRDASATTDAAGAVTSWLWEFGDGTVSNEQNPSHLYLEGGTYDVSLTVQAGGARETVRKQGFVRVSSGAITVDFAASRTNIAVNGTVNFTDLSVSGNTPVTSWLWEFGDGGTSTDPNPYHQYNASGLYSVTLTVNTLFGSAFATKPNFIIVSQKVGPEANFAASELAPYLNQPVRFTDLSYPGSAPVTNWLWEFGDGTTSREQSPVHAFAAVGVYNVKLTVYTRDGTSSFSKPLTVGYKAPKAQFVADTLAPFVNELVRFTDLSEPGSAAVVKWEWDFGDGTVSVLQSPAHRYARAGKYTVRLKVTSADPSNNTNETVKTDYIAVAVPPAPDFTWTPNFVLAGSRVQFSAAATIPGTDPIISYTWDFDGDPGTTGDVAVGANVSYTFPNPELYRPTLTVSTASRSVSVTKNIRVDRAPNPDFTAVPTEGIIGDAIQFNGVVQPLDARPIAGWLWRFGDGETSTEQSPVHRYAGEGAYKVSLTLFFRHSTAVAADPDLSVVREKTNYVKIVKPVPPAAEFSSDTACAITGAPVTFAVDAFSSPSKPITEWRWNFGDGSPELVLADPDPVSHTFETAGDFQVTLTVTAAALDPEVGVRAFTLPTGPLNVVKATPLDEYVRLDDGAYDFQLRYTFPIRQSGVTLATVYSVYMTSQQWRTSADIYSGLVWTHPLIIIEPAQRVSSTGMVFVDGGSRSSQPPSSAAQVDEFLWQLAVLSGTPIAVLKNVPSQPIVFTDEVTPGDADEEALVLRSRSEDSIIAYSYDKYMESVVNGTPDTTWPLLFPMAKAAVKAMDTVQTLMGDPLYGVNKPVDDFVVAGASKRGWTTWLTGVADCRVKAIAPIVIDVLNMGKHLDHHRKAYGYWAPAIYDYAQANVFDRLIPDSNGDVLPEAEATLKLVDPYQYAMAGRLYKPKFMMNGTMDQFFVPDASQWYYGDLEGEKYLNYIPNGDHGLVGAGQEIDPTASDNPAGNLLGWYMAVTQSKARPQFDWSFQPGGSIRVAVNAARRPKTVRLWHATAVGARDFRNGGTTGNPVWTSLTLSPTTPNGTIYSASRPVPAEGSYTAFLVQLVYDNTAQLPSFVSGLPGLNLTVPDLVFTTGVQMLPREADGSNKYPEFNGFLANADRPDAVAFSEAAAPVVVLYGSPEKMGRDYGQLRAAQINQFIPAFVQSYLLEGKATEAALLADWDNQAAQMDPRIVQEIDGIAAGSGLNPNTLYMAHVLAAMDVSESVYTSSAAVGAWRARSQLGTTVHAATFNGPLNRVLNTSAGQRRMSDYDTVVVYIPERGVPHAVMTYAGLAVGRTGVNLSGVSLSESALVGAAGYAPENLNFQFLFRETLYGALSLRDAVDTLAAYPPQMPGQFFVADGRNERRGAVITFAAPEAEVAVRYNYSGDFTANSPRTSGMFYGAMDDATASVYRGKVNTTFNVLNETTLMALAKDPAVATADNLLNVVYSSWEGQVLLNFATAAGASPASAQSYVAFDMQQLLP encoded by the coding sequence ATGCACCGTCAAAGGCTGCTTGTCGCCCCCGTGTTCATGCTGGTCGTGGCCGCCCTCTTTTCCGGCTGCTGGCCGGGGGATGTGGGCGTGACCATTGTCGCAAACCCGCAGGTGTTGGACTTCGGCCGGGGGGACGTGACGAAAATACTACGGGTGTCCCGCAACTTCTCCCTCACCCCGCTCAGCACACCCCTCGTCGTCACCTCAAACGCGGACTGGGTCGTTCCCGGCGCGTGCGCGGACAATGACGACGGGTGCTTCGTGCGCGGCGCCCTCACCAATGTCCGGATTCCCGTCACCATCCGCCGTGACCGCCTGGCCCTGGGCACAAACCGCGCCAAGCTCTACCTGAACGCCGGGCCCGCCTCGCGGGTCGAGGTGGATGTCCTCGCCGACGACACCCTCCACGCGGATTTCTTCGCCGACCAGCAGCAGGTGGCCATCGGCAGGCCCGTCGTATTCCGCGACGCCAGCGCCACCACCGACGCCGCGGGGGCCGTCACCTCGTGGCTCTGGGAATTCGGCGACGGCACCGTGAGCAACGAGCAGAACCCCTCCCATCTCTACCTCGAGGGCGGCACCTACGACGTGTCGCTCACCGTCCAGGCCGGGGGCGCCCGGGAAACCGTCCGAAAGCAGGGCTTCGTCCGCGTCTCCTCCGGGGCCATCACCGTGGACTTCGCCGCGTCACGCACCAACATCGCCGTCAACGGCACGGTCAACTTCACCGACCTCTCCGTCTCGGGCAACACCCCCGTCACCTCGTGGCTCTGGGAGTTCGGCGACGGCGGAACCAGCACGGACCCCAACCCCTACCACCAGTACAACGCCAGCGGGCTGTATTCGGTCACCCTCACGGTGAACACCCTCTTCGGCTCCGCGTTCGCCACCAAGCCCAACTTCATCATCGTCAGCCAGAAAGTCGGCCCCGAGGCCAATTTCGCCGCCTCCGAACTCGCCCCCTATCTTAACCAGCCCGTGCGCTTCACCGACCTCTCCTATCCCGGAAGCGCACCCGTCACCAACTGGCTGTGGGAGTTCGGCGACGGAACCACCAGCCGCGAGCAGAGCCCCGTCCATGCCTTCGCCGCCGTGGGCGTGTACAATGTCAAACTGACGGTCTACACCCGCGACGGAACCTCCAGTTTCTCCAAGCCCCTCACCGTCGGCTACAAGGCCCCCAAGGCGCAGTTCGTCGCGGACACCCTGGCGCCCTTTGTCAATGAACTGGTCCGCTTCACCGACCTCTCCGAGCCCGGCTCCGCCGCCGTGGTCAAGTGGGAGTGGGACTTCGGCGACGGCACCGTCAGCGTCCTCCAGTCCCCCGCCCACCGCTACGCCAGGGCGGGCAAATACACCGTCCGCCTGAAGGTCACCTCCGCGGACCCGTCCAACAACACCAATGAGACGGTAAAGACGGACTACATCGCCGTCGCCGTGCCGCCGGCGCCCGATTTCACCTGGACCCCCAACTTTGTCCTTGCCGGCTCCCGGGTCCAGTTCTCCGCCGCCGCCACCATTCCCGGAACCGATCCGATCATCAGTTACACATGGGACTTTGACGGCGACCCCGGAACAACCGGGGATGTGGCCGTCGGCGCGAACGTCTCCTACACCTTCCCGAATCCGGAGCTTTACCGCCCCACCCTCACCGTCTCGACCGCCTCGCGCTCCGTCTCGGTGACAAAAAACATCCGCGTGGACCGCGCGCCGAACCCCGACTTCACCGCCGTGCCCACCGAGGGCATCATCGGTGACGCCATCCAGTTCAACGGCGTTGTCCAGCCCCTTGACGCGCGGCCCATTGCCGGCTGGCTCTGGCGTTTCGGCGACGGCGAGACCAGCACCGAACAAAGCCCCGTCCACCGGTACGCCGGGGAGGGCGCCTACAAGGTCAGCCTGACGCTCTTCTTCCGCCACAGCACCGCCGTGGCCGCCGATCCCGACCTCTCGGTCGTCCGCGAAAAAACCAACTACGTCAAGATTGTCAAACCGGTCCCGCCCGCCGCGGAGTTCTCCTCCGACACCGCCTGCGCCATCACCGGCGCGCCGGTCACCTTCGCCGTGGACGCCTTCTCCAGCCCCTCCAAACCGATTACGGAATGGCGCTGGAACTTCGGCGACGGCTCGCCGGAACTGGTCCTTGCGGACCCAGACCCCGTCTCGCACACCTTTGAGACGGCGGGCGATTTCCAGGTCACCCTCACCGTCACCGCCGCCGCGCTTGACCCCGAGGTCGGCGTGCGCGCCTTCACCCTGCCGACGGGGCCGCTCAATGTCGTGAAGGCCACCCCCCTCGACGAGTATGTCCGCCTTGATGACGGCGCCTACGACTTCCAGCTCCGTTACACCTTCCCCATCCGCCAGAGCGGCGTCACACTGGCCACCGTATACTCCGTCTATATGACCTCGCAGCAGTGGCGCACCAGCGCGGACATCTACAGCGGCCTGGTATGGACCCATCCGCTCATCATCATCGAGCCCGCACAGCGCGTCTCCAGCACGGGCATGGTCTTCGTGGACGGCGGAAGCCGCTCCAGCCAGCCCCCCTCCAGCGCCGCGCAGGTGGACGAGTTCCTCTGGCAGTTGGCCGTCCTCTCGGGAACGCCCATTGCCGTCCTGAAGAACGTCCCCAGCCAGCCCATCGTCTTCACCGACGAGGTGACCCCGGGCGACGCCGACGAGGAGGCGCTGGTCCTCCGAAGCCGCTCCGAGGACTCCATCATCGCCTACTCCTACGACAAGTACATGGAGTCCGTCGTCAACGGCACTCCGGACACCACCTGGCCGCTCCTCTTCCCCATGGCCAAGGCCGCCGTAAAGGCCATGGACACCGTCCAGACCCTCATGGGCGACCCGCTCTACGGCGTCAACAAGCCCGTGGACGACTTCGTCGTCGCCGGCGCCTCAAAGCGCGGCTGGACCACCTGGCTCACCGGCGTCGCGGACTGCCGTGTCAAGGCCATCGCCCCCATCGTCATTGACGTGCTCAACATGGGCAAACACCTCGACCACCACCGCAAGGCCTACGGCTACTGGGCGCCCGCCATCTACGACTACGCCCAGGCCAACGTCTTCGACCGGCTCATCCCCGACAGCAACGGCGATGTGCTGCCCGAGGCCGAGGCCACCCTCAAGCTGGTGGATCCCTACCAGTACGCCATGGCCGGCCGCCTCTACAAGCCCAAGTTCATGATGAACGGCACCATGGACCAGTTCTTCGTCCCCGACGCCTCCCAGTGGTACTACGGCGACCTCGAGGGCGAGAAATACCTCAACTACATCCCCAACGGGGACCACGGACTCGTCGGCGCGGGCCAGGAGATTGACCCCACCGCCTCCGACAACCCCGCCGGCAACCTCCTCGGATGGTACATGGCCGTCACACAGAGCAAGGCAAGGCCGCAGTTCGACTGGTCCTTCCAGCCCGGCGGAAGCATCCGCGTCGCGGTGAACGCCGCGCGCAGGCCCAAGACCGTCCGCCTGTGGCACGCCACCGCCGTAGGCGCCCGTGACTTCCGAAACGGCGGGACCACCGGAAATCCCGTGTGGACCAGCCTGACCCTGTCGCCCACGACACCGAACGGGACCATCTACTCGGCCTCCAGGCCCGTGCCCGCCGAGGGAAGCTACACCGCCTTCCTCGTCCAACTGGTCTACGACAACACCGCCCAGTTGCCCTCTTTCGTCTCCGGGCTCCCCGGCCTCAACCTCACCGTGCCCGACCTGGTCTTCACCACGGGCGTCCAGATGCTGCCGCGCGAAGCCGACGGCTCCAACAAGTACCCCGAGTTCAACGGGTTCCTGGCCAACGCCGACCGGCCCGACGCCGTGGCATTCTCCGAGGCCGCCGCGCCCGTGGTCGTCCTTTACGGCTCCCCCGAGAAGATGGGCCGCGACTACGGACAGCTCCGCGCCGCGCAGATTAACCAGTTCATCCCGGCCTTCGTCCAGTCCTACCTGCTCGAGGGCAAGGCCACCGAGGCCGCCCTCCTCGCCGACTGGGACAACCAGGCCGCCCAGATGGACCCGCGCATCGTCCAGGAGATTGACGGCATCGCGGCGGGCTCGGGCCTCAACCCGAACACCCTGTACATGGCCCATGTTCTCGCCGCCATGGACGTCTCCGAATCCGTCTACACCTCCTCCGCCGCCGTCGGCGCGTGGCGGGCCCGCAGCCAGTTGGGCACCACCGTCCACGCCGCCACCTTCAACGGCCCCCTGAACCGCGTGCTCAACACCAGCGCGGGACAGCGGCGCATGTCCGACTATGACACGGTCGTCGTGTACATTCCGGAACGGGGCGTGCCCCACGCCGTCATGACCTACGCGGGCCTCGCCGTCGGACGCACCGGTGTCAATCTCAGCGGCGTCTCCCTCAGTGAGTCCGCCCTCGTCGGCGCCGCCGGATACGCGCCCGAAAACCTCAACTTCCAGTTCCTCTTCCGCGAGACCCTCTACGGCGCGCTCAGCCTGCGCGACGCCGTGGACACCCTCGCCGCGTACCCGCCGCAGATGCCCGGGCAGTTCTTCGTCGCCGACGGGAGAAACGAGCGCCGCGGCGCCGTCATCACCTTCGCCGCCCCCGAGGCCGAAGTGGCCGTCCGGTACAACTATTCCGGAGACTTCACCGCGAACTCGCCCAGAACCTCCGGCATGTTCTACGGGGCCATGGACGACGCCACCGCCTCGGTGTACAGGGGCAAAGTGAACACCACCTTCAACGTCCTGAACGAGACCACCCTCATGGCCCTGGCGAAAGACCCGGCCGTGGCCACCGCAGACAACCTGCTTAACGTCGTCTACAGCAGTTGGGAGGGCCAGGTGCTCCTCAACTTCGCCACCGCCGCCGGCGCCTCCCCCGCAAGCGCCCAAAGCTACGTGGCCTTCGACATGCAGCAACTGCTCCCGTAA
- the valS gene encoding valine--tRNA ligase, translating into MEFPKNFDPSGMEPRWQEAWKDGGIYAWDPSRDRDETFVVDTPPPTVSGSLHVGHLFSYSHQDFIVRHQRMRGKNIFFPIGWDDNGLPTERRVQNMYNVKCDTQVHYDPAFSRERGTKGAPVPVSRTNFIELCDAVTKEDEAAFRHLWTRLGLSYDWDQEYATIDDHCRRTSQASFLDLLEKGEAYQDNRPVMWDVDFQTAIAQAEVVDREVPSAYHFLRFGVEGSDECLVIATTRPELLAACAAVVVHPEDDRYRDFVGRRAVTPLFHAPVPILADEKADPEKGTGVVMVCTFGDQTDVEWWRQFNLPLRQILGGNGCLRPVTFGEPGWESLDPDAANAVYGQLQGLYTKKAQALTVEIAENTPGVIDRPRQDIVHAVKFFEKGDRPLELIPARQWYVRIMDKKAELLEQGRKIKWHPEFMIKRYEHWVEGLGLDWCLSRQRFFGVPIPVWYRLDENGDVLYEQVIMPRLEDLPVDPLDTPPPGFTEDRRNRPGGFTGDPDVMDTWATSSLTPQIASRWVEDPVRHKKLFPMDIRPQSHEIIRTWAFYTIVKAWLHEREIPWKNVVISGWILDPDRKKMSKSQGNVVTPEPLIDQYGADSVRYWAARARLGVDTAYDELVFKVGRKLCTKLFNAGKFALGRFADIDPAEITPAHITAEADRAVVAELRPLLERATAAFEDFDYAQALSLAEDFFWRVFCDNYLELAKPRTYDEELTPGKRSACATLRLLHRALLRLLAPFIPYITEEVWSWAYAGDPGMASSVHKSPWPTLAELDAVPAPAVANLWPVAVEAVELIRKAKADANKSMAAPLARVELRCAASALPALQTAAADIRAMLKIETLDLAEGVVENGNIALGAVLFADPPAESPEK; encoded by the coding sequence ATGGAATTCCCGAAAAATTTCGATCCCTCTGGCATGGAGCCGCGCTGGCAGGAAGCCTGGAAAGACGGCGGCATTTACGCCTGGGACCCGTCGCGGGACCGCGATGAGACCTTTGTCGTGGACACGCCCCCGCCCACGGTCAGCGGCTCCCTCCACGTCGGCCACCTCTTCAGCTACTCGCACCAGGACTTCATCGTCCGCCACCAGCGCATGCGCGGCAAGAACATCTTCTTCCCCATCGGCTGGGACGACAACGGCCTGCCCACCGAGCGCCGCGTCCAGAACATGTACAACGTCAAGTGCGACACCCAGGTCCACTACGACCCCGCATTCTCCCGCGAGCGCGGCACGAAGGGCGCCCCCGTGCCCGTCAGCCGCACCAACTTCATCGAGTTGTGCGACGCCGTGACCAAGGAGGACGAGGCCGCCTTCCGCCACCTCTGGACGCGCCTGGGCCTCAGCTACGACTGGGACCAGGAATACGCCACCATTGACGACCACTGCCGCCGCACCTCCCAGGCCAGTTTCCTGGACCTGCTGGAAAAGGGCGAGGCCTACCAGGACAACCGCCCCGTCATGTGGGACGTGGACTTCCAGACTGCCATCGCCCAGGCCGAGGTGGTGGACCGCGAGGTGCCCAGCGCCTACCATTTCCTCCGCTTCGGCGTCGAGGGCTCGGACGAATGCCTGGTCATCGCCACCACCCGCCCCGAACTCCTCGCGGCCTGCGCCGCCGTCGTGGTCCACCCCGAAGACGACCGCTACCGGGACTTTGTGGGGCGCCGCGCCGTCACCCCCCTCTTCCATGCGCCCGTGCCCATCCTCGCCGACGAAAAGGCGGACCCGGAAAAGGGCACCGGCGTGGTCATGGTCTGCACCTTCGGCGACCAGACCGACGTCGAGTGGTGGCGCCAGTTCAACCTGCCCCTCCGCCAGATTCTCGGCGGAAACGGCTGCCTGCGCCCCGTCACCTTCGGCGAACCGGGATGGGAAAGCCTCGACCCGGACGCGGCCAACGCGGTCTACGGCCAACTCCAGGGCCTCTACACCAAAAAGGCCCAGGCCCTCACCGTGGAAATCGCCGAAAACACCCCCGGCGTCATTGACCGGCCCCGGCAGGACATCGTCCACGCCGTGAAATTCTTCGAGAAGGGCGACCGCCCCCTCGAGCTCATCCCCGCCCGCCAGTGGTATGTCCGCATCATGGACAAGAAAGCAGAACTGCTTGAGCAGGGCCGGAAAATCAAGTGGCACCCCGAGTTCATGATCAAGCGCTACGAGCACTGGGTCGAGGGACTCGGCCTCGACTGGTGCCTCAGCCGCCAGCGCTTCTTCGGCGTGCCCATCCCCGTGTGGTACCGCCTGGACGAAAACGGCGATGTCCTCTATGAACAGGTCATCATGCCCCGCCTGGAAGACCTCCCCGTGGACCCGCTGGACACGCCGCCCCCCGGCTTCACCGAGGACCGGCGCAACCGGCCCGGCGGATTCACCGGCGACCCCGACGTGATGGACACCTGGGCCACCAGCTCCCTCACCCCCCAGATTGCCAGCCGCTGGGTCGAGGACCCCGTCCGCCACAAAAAACTCTTCCCCATGGACATCCGCCCCCAGAGCCACGAAATCATCCGCACCTGGGCCTTCTACACCATCGTCAAGGCCTGGCTCCACGAGCGCGAAATCCCATGGAAAAACGTCGTCATCAGCGGCTGGATTCTCGACCCCGACCGCAAGAAGATGTCCAAGAGCCAGGGCAACGTCGTCACCCCCGAACCGCTCATTGACCAGTACGGCGCGGACAGCGTCCGTTACTGGGCAGCCCGCGCCCGCCTCGGCGTGGACACCGCCTACGACGAGCTGGTCTTCAAGGTGGGCCGCAAACTCTGCACCAAGCTCTTCAACGCCGGCAAGTTCGCCCTGGGCCGCTTCGCCGACATTGACCCCGCCGAAATCACCCCGGCCCACATCACCGCAGAGGCCGACCGCGCCGTTGTCGCCGAGTTGCGCCCCCTCCTCGAGCGCGCCACGGCCGCCTTCGAGGACTTCGACTACGCCCAGGCCCTCAGCCTCGCCGAGGACTTCTTCTGGCGCGTCTTCTGCGACAACTACCTCGAACTCGCAAAGCCCCGCACCTACGACGAGGAACTGACCCCCGGCAAGCGCTCTGCCTGCGCCACCCTGCGCCTCCTGCACCGCGCCCTCCTGCGCCTGCTCGCCCCCTTCATCCCCTACATCACCGAGGAGGTCTGGAGCTGGGCCTACGCCGGGGACCCCGGCATGGCGTCCTCCGTCCACAAAAGCCCCTGGCCCACCCTGGCCGAGTTGGACGCCGTGCCCGCCCCCGCCGTTGCCAACCTCTGGCCCGTGGCCGTCGAGGCCGTCGAACTCATCCGCAAGGCCAAGGCCGACGCGAACAAGAGCATGGCCGCGCCCCTGGCGCGCGTGGAGCTCCGCTGCGCCGCGTCCGCCCTGCCCGCCCTCCAGACGGCGGCGGCGGACATCCGCGCCATGCTGAAAATCGAAACCCTCGACCTGGCCGAAGGCGTCGTGGAAAACGGCAACATCGCCCTCGGCGCGGTCCTCTTCGCCGACCCGCCCGCGGAATCCCCCGAAAAATAA
- a CDS encoding TatD family hydrolase, translated as MRLVDAHCHLEAEEFQGRLDAVLADGRRAGIARFVTAAVTPEEWPVSLALAARHPDVSCVLGVHPWYCREGDLAQLEGLPEALGKGACGIGECGLDTVTDRTPFEAQVAVFERQLAIAREMNLPVVLHCRKAHNEMLACFRRAGAPERGGLVHSFAGSAEVAERFMEHGMVFSLGGILTYRNSAKRNVMLRRIYPDAFLLETDAPDINPVEARERPNVPANIVHNLRAAGEILGRPEEEIAETTTRNAARLFGFEV; from the coding sequence ATGCGGCTCGTGGACGCCCACTGCCATCTGGAGGCGGAGGAGTTTCAGGGGCGGCTGGACGCGGTGCTGGCGGACGGACGGCGCGCGGGCATTGCCCGTTTTGTGACGGCGGCGGTGACCCCGGAGGAGTGGCCCGTCTCCCTGGCGCTTGCGGCGCGGCATCCGGACGTGTCCTGCGTGCTGGGGGTTCACCCGTGGTATTGCCGGGAGGGCGATTTGGCACAGTTGGAGGGGCTTCCGGAGGCGCTGGGGAAAGGGGCCTGCGGCATCGGGGAGTGCGGGCTGGACACGGTCACGGACCGGACCCCGTTTGAGGCGCAGGTGGCCGTGTTTGAGCGGCAACTGGCCATCGCGCGGGAGATGAACCTGCCCGTGGTGCTCCACTGCCGGAAGGCGCACAACGAGATGCTGGCGTGTTTCCGCAGGGCGGGCGCGCCGGAACGGGGCGGGCTGGTGCACAGTTTCGCGGGGAGCGCGGAGGTGGCGGAGCGGTTCATGGAGCACGGGATGGTGTTCTCGCTGGGGGGGATACTCACCTACCGGAACAGCGCGAAGCGGAATGTGATGCTGCGGCGGATTTACCCGGACGCCTTTCTTCTGGAGACGGACGCACCGGACATCAACCCCGTGGAGGCGCGGGAGCGCCCGAATGTGCCTGCGAACATCGTGCACAATCTGCGGGCGGCCGGGGAGATTCTGGGGAGGCCGGAGGAGGAGATCGCGGAGACGACCACGCGGAACGCGGCAAGGCTGTTTGGGTTTGAAGTGTGA
- a CDS encoding ABC transporter substrate-binding protein gives MRTSLTLSLVAVCVLAGCGGPSAPKSAEPGGAAKQDTLEIAVIPKGLTHQFWVTVRAGAEAAAKELGATVVWQGPTKETEIDRQVSIVQDMINRKVDGIVLAACDENALVNSVAQAEAAGIPVVTFDSGVKSELPRSFVATDNIEGARQAAGVLAELIGGEGEVGQIPFVPGAATSELREQGFRKGVGEHPGLKLAATNYSQSDVSMGMNVTTDMLTAFPSIKGIFASNEPGAIGAAQALRALGKAGQVKLVAFDASGEQINALKDGVIQALIVQNPFKMGYEGVRALVASIKGEPVEKVIDTGVTIVTKENLDEPEIQRLLSGKS, from the coding sequence ATGAGAACCAGCCTGACACTTTCCCTGGTCGCGGTGTGCGTTTTAGCGGGGTGCGGCGGCCCGTCCGCCCCGAAGTCCGCGGAGCCCGGCGGCGCGGCGAAGCAGGACACGCTTGAAATCGCGGTGATTCCGAAGGGGCTCACGCACCAGTTCTGGGTGACGGTGCGGGCGGGCGCGGAGGCCGCGGCGAAGGAGCTGGGCGCGACGGTGGTGTGGCAGGGGCCGACGAAGGAGACGGAGATAGACCGCCAGGTGAGCATCGTGCAGGACATGATCAACCGGAAGGTGGACGGCATCGTGCTGGCGGCGTGCGACGAGAACGCGCTGGTGAACTCGGTGGCGCAGGCGGAGGCGGCGGGGATACCGGTGGTCACGTTTGACTCGGGGGTGAAGTCGGAGCTGCCCCGGTCCTTTGTGGCGACGGACAACATCGAGGGGGCGCGGCAGGCGGCGGGGGTGCTGGCGGAACTGATCGGCGGGGAGGGCGAGGTGGGGCAGATTCCCTTTGTGCCGGGCGCGGCCACGTCGGAACTGCGCGAGCAGGGTTTCCGGAAGGGCGTCGGGGAGCACCCCGGCCTGAAACTGGCGGCCACGAACTACAGCCAGAGCGACGTGAGCATGGGCATGAACGTCACGACGGACATGCTGACGGCGTTCCCGAGCATCAAGGGCATCTTCGCGTCCAACGAGCCCGGCGCCATCGGCGCGGCCCAGGCGCTGCGCGCGCTGGGCAAGGCGGGCCAGGTGAAGCTGGTGGCGTTTGACGCGTCGGGCGAGCAGATCAACGCGCTGAAGGACGGGGTGATTCAGGCGCTGATTGTCCAGAACCCGTTCAAGATGGGGTATGAGGGGGTGCGGGCGCTGGTCGCCTCGATTAAGGGGGAGCCGGTGGAGAAGGTCATAGACACGGGCGTCACCATTGTGACGAAAGAGAATCTGGACGAGCCTGAAATCCAGCGGCTGCTCAGCGGGAAGTCTTGA